In Streptomyces sp. NBC_00448, the following are encoded in one genomic region:
- a CDS encoding LysR family transcriptional regulator, with protein sequence MIEARHLRVLRAVARTGSFSAAARELGCTQPAVSQQMKALEGAAGTPLLVRGAREMRLTEAGEVLVRHAAGILAGLTAAEEEVAAIAGLRAGRVRLASFPSGSSTLVPTAVADLRARHPDTRVSLVEAEPPRSVEMLRAGDCDITLAFRYVDLPTPAEESWSDLVVRPLLTDRLVGLVPEDHRLAKAGTEPGAETESGARTAAVADTRAAGGPHGSREGRAPVPYAELAAEQWIAGCPRCRRHLVEVCERVGFTPRIDFATDDYPAVVGLVAAGLGVAVLPELALAAVRTDGVAVLEMAPAVEREVVALTLPDLAHVPAVDMMLTRLSRAALRSRVPR encoded by the coding sequence GTGATCGAGGCACGACATCTACGAGTGCTGCGCGCGGTGGCCCGTACCGGTTCCTTCTCCGCCGCGGCCCGCGAACTGGGCTGTACCCAGCCGGCGGTGAGCCAGCAGATGAAGGCGCTGGAGGGCGCGGCGGGCACCCCGCTGCTGGTCCGCGGTGCCCGCGAGATGCGGCTGACGGAGGCCGGCGAGGTGCTGGTGCGGCATGCGGCGGGCATCCTCGCCGGGCTGACCGCGGCCGAGGAGGAGGTCGCGGCGATCGCCGGGCTGCGGGCCGGACGGGTCCGGCTCGCCTCCTTCCCCTCGGGCAGTTCCACGCTCGTGCCGACCGCGGTGGCCGATCTGCGCGCCCGCCATCCGGACACCCGCGTCTCGCTGGTCGAGGCGGAGCCGCCCCGGTCGGTGGAGATGCTGCGGGCCGGCGACTGCGACATCACGCTCGCGTTCCGGTACGTGGACCTGCCGACCCCGGCCGAGGAGTCCTGGTCGGACCTGGTGGTGCGCCCCCTGCTCACCGACCGCCTGGTCGGCCTCGTCCCCGAGGACCACCGGCTGGCGAAGGCGGGAACGGAGCCGGGAGCCGAGACGGAGAGCGGGGCGCGGACAGCGGCGGTGGCGGACACGCGTGCCGCTGGGGGCCCGCACGGCTCCCGCGAGGGCAGGGCGCCCGTGCCGTACGCGGAGCTGGCCGCCGAGCAGTGGATCGCCGGCTGCCCGCGCTGCCGCCGGCACCTGGTCGAGGTCTGCGAGCGGGTCGGCTTCACCCCCCGGATCGACTTCGCGACGGACGACTACCCGGCGGTGGTCGGCCTGGTCGCCGCCGGTCTGGGCGTGGCCGTGCTGCCCGAACTCGCCCTCGCGGCGGTGCGGACCGACGGGGTGGCCGTGCTGGAGATGGCCCCCGCGGTGGAGCGCGAGGTCGTGGCGCTCACCCTCCCCGACCTCGCCCACGTACCGGCGGTGGACATGATGCTCACCCGGCTGAGCCGGGCGGCGCTTCGTTCCCGAGTCCCCCGATGA
- a CDS encoding aminotransferase class V-fold PLP-dependent enzyme: protein MDTDASRFQEIVSSEYAGIAPGYLNTASHGLAPARTAAALRSAVDAWAAGRPDLDGYEAAVAAARAAYAGLVGVAVERVALASTVAEAVGLIAAALPAGAEVVAFEGDFSSLVQPFAARADLKLRLVPLEGIADAVRPSTALVAVSGAQSADGRVADLPAIRSAAAAAGARVLIDGTQSVGWLPLCADDYDFVVAHGYKWLVSPHGACFLTVREGAEGALSAGSAGWYAAADRWANCYGPIERFAAAAHAFDSRPAYLPFVGAAASLSLLTELGVDAVRAHDLALAARLREGFAALGYPAVPGDSAIVSVPGAPSSYPSRLSAAGIRFSAPLGAIRLAVHLHNTSADVERVLNALAP from the coding sequence ATGGACACCGACGCCTCCCGCTTCCAGGAAATCGTCAGCTCCGAGTACGCGGGCATCGCGCCCGGGTACCTCAACACGGCCAGCCACGGGCTGGCGCCGGCCCGCACCGCCGCCGCGCTGCGGTCCGCCGTCGACGCGTGGGCGGCCGGCCGGCCCGACCTCGACGGATACGAAGCCGCGGTGGCCGCCGCGCGGGCCGCGTACGCCGGGCTGGTCGGCGTCGCCGTCGAGCGGGTGGCGCTGGCCAGTACCGTCGCCGAGGCGGTCGGCCTGATCGCCGCGGCGCTGCCCGCCGGGGCGGAGGTGGTCGCCTTCGAGGGGGACTTCAGCTCGCTGGTCCAGCCCTTCGCGGCCCGCGCGGACCTGAAGCTGCGGCTGGTGCCGCTGGAGGGGATCGCCGACGCGGTCCGGCCCTCCACCGCGCTGGTCGCGGTCAGCGGTGCGCAGTCCGCGGACGGCCGGGTGGCCGACCTCCCGGCGATCCGCTCGGCCGCCGCGGCGGCCGGGGCCCGTGTCCTCATCGACGGCACCCAGTCGGTGGGGTGGCTGCCGCTGTGCGCCGACGACTACGACTTCGTGGTGGCCCACGGCTACAAGTGGCTGGTGAGCCCGCACGGGGCCTGCTTCCTCACGGTGCGGGAAGGGGCGGAGGGCGCCCTGTCCGCCGGCTCCGCCGGGTGGTACGCCGCGGCGGACCGCTGGGCGAACTGCTACGGCCCGATCGAGCGGTTCGCGGCCGCCGCGCACGCCTTCGACTCCCGCCCGGCGTATCTGCCGTTCGTCGGTGCCGCCGCGTCCCTCTCGCTCCTCACCGAGTTGGGTGTGGACGCCGTCCGCGCCCACGACCTCGCGCTCGCGGCGCGCCTGCGCGAAGGGTTCGCCGCGCTCGGGTACCCCGCGGTACCGGGGGACTCGGCGATCGTCTCGGTGCCGGGGGCGCCCTCCTCCTACCCGAGCCGTCTTTCCGCCGCCGGCATCCGTTTCTCCGCGCCCCTCGGCGCCATCCGTCTGGCGGTCCACCTCCACAACACGTCTGCCGACGTGGAGCGGGTCCTGAACGCCCTTGCTCCCTGA